The proteins below come from a single Miscanthus floridulus cultivar M001 chromosome 1, ASM1932011v1, whole genome shotgun sequence genomic window:
- the LOC136490992 gene encoding uncharacterized protein has protein sequence MASLLKKIVDAEQWDAEDIAGRLGVVLHAAFLFAGFQPYGALPRSGHLLKKQSRKKGSSLCLSRQYTAPDLAHRDGEDAAVLILCVQGSDVALLVFLVTTDGDDTPENAYLERLDLGTVRPLLSRSLCGVEPWASRICKSLADGVCWGLLHELCRRNGLPLSGFESLPDDLKGAVLEKLTDGKDLARVECVSPQLRLLVAERDHKLWKTLYKALPARQRRGRWRLSWLWFFHDDAESSDEEQETLSVGSSWKDMYVEARRRPYYPLLFRPRSWYFDSVDLDPIRIIRRRGLLSWPVDYWSIQDPPEEEKTVPPRVDRSGRRRRKLARNDYNKWHGGGAIHSPSSRYRWKHR, from the coding sequence ATGGCGAGCCTCCTCAAGAAAATCGTAGACGCTGAGCAGTGGGACGCCGAGGACATCGCCGGGCGGCTGGGCGTGGTCTTGCACGCCGCCTTCCTCTTCGCCGGCTTCCAGCCCTACGGCGCCCTGCCACGGTCGGGACACCTCCTGAAGAAGCAATCACGCAAGAAGGGAAGCTCGCTGTGCCTCTCCCGACAGTACACCGCGCCGGACCTTGCGCACCGCGACGGCGAGGACGCTGCCGTGCTGATTCTGTGTGTGCAGGGGAGCGACGTCGCGCTCCTCGTGTTCCTCGTCACCACCGACGGCGACGACACGCCGGAGAACGCGTACCTGGAGCGGCTGGATCTCGGCACCGTCAGGCCGCTCCTCTCCCGCAGCCTCTGTGGCGTGGAGCCCTGGGCGTCGCGGATCTGCAAGTCGCTCGCCGACGGCGTGTGCTGGGGCCTCCTCCACGAGCTGTGCCGCAGGAACGGTCTGCCGCTGAGCGGCTTCGAGTCCCTGCCCGACGACCTCAAGGGAGCCGTCTTGGAGAAGCTCACCGACGGCAAGGACCTCGCGAGGGTGGAGTGCGTTAGCCCCCAGCTGAGGCTGCTCGTGGCGGAGCGTGACCACAAGCTGTGGAAGACCTTGTACAAGGCCCTGCCTGCGCGCCAGCGCCGGGGCCGGTGGCGTCTGTCGTGGTTGTGGTTCTTCCACGACGACGCCGAGAGCTCCGACGAGGAGCAGGAGACTCTCAGTGTCGGATCGAGCTGGAAGGACATGTACGTGGAGGCCAGGCGGCGTCCCTATTATCCCTTGTTGTTCAGGCCGCGCTCGTGGTACTTCGACTCCGTTGATCTTGATCCCATCAGAATAATTCGTCGAAGGGGCCTGTTGTCATGGCCCGTTGACTACTGGTCCATCCAAGATCCGCCGgaggaggagaagacagttccTCCAAGGGTCGACAgaagcggccgccgccgccggaagcTGGCACGGAACGACTACAACAAGTGGCATGGTGGCGGCGCGATCCACTCGCCGTCGTCTCGCTATCGCTGGAAGCATCGCTAG